The Microcoleus sp. FACHB-68 genome includes a region encoding these proteins:
- a CDS encoding diguanylate cyclase produces the protein MTHEIQQVEEKFGVLDRVPVGVCVLREDFVVLFWNSCLEDWTQIPKNLILGTNIQAHFPRLHHPKYATRLKLIFAGSPPAIFSAHIHKYLIPASLLDGQCRIQESTVTAVPALSGKGFYALLVIQDVTDLTHRIQDYRAMRDQALDEIKERQRVEEELRSSQHFVQKMADAIPYLMYIYDLIEQQNMYANHQITEILGYTPEEVKEMGQALFLNLLHPEDLALLPAHQQKIIAMQDGESIELEYRMKHRSGEWRWLRGRELVFSRTEEGVPKQVLGTAQDITEYKWAEEVVRQQNERERLIRVIAQHIRQSLNLQEILNTTVREVRQFLQTDRVIFLRLQPNGKGVVMVESVGPNWTRLLGKEIFDPCFAKTYLELYKNGRTRSIENIYSADLSQCYIDFLKPFEVIADLTVPILQGVKTQEGGEMGFSKDLTHESVQDREKVNLSPPYRITSSPELWGLLIAHHCSSSRQWQPLEIDLLKQLATQVAIAIQQAELYEQLQAANEELQRLATSDGLTQLANRRRFDEYLDFEWRQLARQQEPLSLILCDVDFFKSYNDTYGHQAGDDCLRLVAAAIRDAGQRSADLVARYGGEEFALVLPHTDVKGAACVAKEVRSKVNNLQIPHSGSQVSQYVTVSLGVSSTIPRHDCTPAMLIATADKALYQAKAEGRDRMWVYQA, from the coding sequence ATGACACACGAAATCCAACAAGTTGAAGAAAAGTTTGGCGTTCTCGATCGCGTGCCGGTGGGGGTGTGCGTGCTGCGAGAGGATTTTGTCGTTTTGTTTTGGAACAGTTGCTTGGAAGATTGGACGCAAATCCCTAAAAATCTAATTTTAGGAACAAACATTCAAGCCCATTTTCCTCGCTTGCATCACCCCAAATATGCCACTCGTCTCAAATTAATATTTGCCGGCAGTCCTCCAGCTATCTTTTCGGCTCACATCCACAAGTATTTGATTCCTGCTTCTCTGCTAGATGGTCAGTGCCGCATTCAAGAATCAACAGTTACTGCTGTGCCGGCCCTTTCCGGAAAAGGATTTTACGCACTGCTTGTCATTCAGGATGTCACGGATCTGACTCACCGAATTCAAGATTACAGAGCCATGCGTGATCAGGCTTTAGATGAAATCAAGGAACGGCAACGAGTAGAAGAGGAATTGCGCTCAAGCCAGCATTTCGTCCAAAAAATGGCTGATGCAATTCCTTATTTAATGTACATTTACGACCTTATTGAACAGCAGAATATGTATGCAAATCATCAAATTACTGAAATACTAGGTTACACACCTGAAGAAGTCAAAGAAATGGGACAGGCGTTATTTTTAAACTTATTGCATCCTGAGGATTTAGCTTTACTGCCGGCACACCAGCAAAAAATAATCGCAATGCAGGATGGTGAGAGCATAGAGTTAGAGTATCGGATGAAGCATCGCTCTGGGGAATGGCGCTGGCTTCGCGGTCGGGAGCTAGTCTTTAGTAGAACAGAGGAGGGGGTGCCTAAACAGGTTCTTGGAACTGCTCAAGACATTACTGAATACAAGTGGGCGGAAGAGGTCGTACGACAACAAAATGAACGAGAACGTCTGATAAGAGTGATCGCTCAGCACATTCGCCAGTCGCTTAATCTTCAGGAAATTCTGAATACAACTGTCAGAGAAGTGAGGCAGTTTCTTCAGACTGATCGGGTAATATTTTTACGCTTGCAACCAAATGGTAAAGGCGTAGTAATGGTGGAGTCTGTTGGGCCTAATTGGACGAGACTGCTCGGCAAAGAAATCTTCGATCCTTGTTTTGCCAAAACTTATCTTGAACTTTATAAAAATGGTCGTACCCGCTCAATCGAAAATATTTATAGTGCCGATTTATCTCAATGTTATATTGATTTTTTGAAGCCGTTTGAGGTTATTGCTGATTTAACAGTTCCGATTTTGCAAGGAGTTAAAACCCAAGAAGGAGGCGAAATGGGTTTTAGCAAAGACTTGACTCACGAAAGCGTTCAAGATCGGGAGAAAGTTAATTTATCCCCCCCTTACCGCATCACTTCATCGCCTGAATTATGGGGTTTATTAATCGCTCATCATTGTAGCAGCTCTCGACAATGGCAGCCTTTGGAAATTGATTTACTTAAACAGTTAGCCACTCAAGTTGCGATTGCTATTCAACAAGCGGAACTTTATGAACAATTGCAGGCTGCAAATGAAGAGTTACAACGCTTAGCAACTTCAGATGGGTTGACTCAGCTTGCTAACCGCCGCCGGTTTGATGAATACTTAGATTTTGAGTGGCGGCAACTGGCACGCCAGCAAGAGCCACTGTCTTTAATTTTGTGTGATGTCGATTTTTTCAAAAGCTATAATGACACTTACGGTCATCAAGCCGGTGATGATTGTTTGCGGTTGGTAGCGGCAGCTATTCGTGATGCCGGCCAGCGGAGTGCTGATTTAGTTGCTCGCTATGGAGGAGAAGAATTTGCTTTAGTTTTACCGCACACAGATGTTAAAGGTGCCGCTTGTGTGGCAAAGGAAGTTCGCTCGAAAGTGAATAATTTGCAAATCCCTCATAGTGGTTCTCAAGTGAGTCAGTATGTCACCGTGAGTCTGGGTGTATCTAGCACGATTCCCCGACATGATTGCACGCCGGCAATGCTGATCGCCACGGCTGACAAAGCGCTGTATCAAGCGAAAGCGGAAGGACGTGACCGGATGTGGGTTTATCAAGCTTAA